In Actinomadura citrea, a single window of DNA contains:
- a CDS encoding dihydrofolate reductase family protein encodes MRSISVTMFVTLDGVVQGLGRPDEDTRGGFAHGGWGPRYNDEVMGREMAKGMANAGHMLFGRRTWEDFLRAWGRATDGNPFTEHMNAATKYVASRTLDDVDAWQNSILLRGEAAETVAELKARPGGDLAINGSASLVQSLHAAGLIDRYTLLIHPLTLGAGRRLFEGPAPLTEFDLTGSVTTPKGVIIAHYNRR; translated from the coding sequence ATGCGTTCGATCAGCGTCACGATGTTCGTCACCCTCGATGGAGTCGTCCAGGGCCTGGGGCGCCCGGACGAGGACACCCGCGGCGGCTTCGCCCACGGAGGCTGGGGCCCGCGGTACAACGACGAGGTGATGGGCCGCGAGATGGCCAAGGGGATGGCCAACGCCGGGCACATGCTGTTCGGCCGCCGGACGTGGGAGGACTTCCTCCGCGCGTGGGGACGGGCCACCGACGGCAACCCGTTCACCGAGCACATGAACGCGGCCACGAAGTACGTGGCGTCGAGGACGCTGGACGACGTGGACGCGTGGCAGAACTCGATCCTCCTGCGCGGCGAGGCCGCCGAGACGGTCGCGGAGCTGAAGGCCCGGCCCGGCGGCGATCTCGCGATCAACGGCAGCGCCTCACTGGTCCAGAGCCTGCACGCCGCCGGCCTGATCGACCGCTACACGCTGCTGATCCACCCGCTGACCCTCGGCGCCGGCAGGCGCCTCTTCGAAGGCCCCGCCCCGCTGACCGAGTTCGACCTGACCGGAAGCGTAACGACCCCCAAGGGCGTGATCATCGCTCACTACAACCGCCGCTGA